A genome region from Dermacentor albipictus isolate Rhodes 1998 colony unplaced genomic scaffold, USDA_Dalb.pri_finalv2 scaffold_38, whole genome shotgun sequence includes the following:
- the LOC135916927 gene encoding putative nuclease HARBI1, whose amino-acid sequence MRLLCEELAGELEAERATGRPVERKVLCALRFFATGSFQASLGSEETIRVSQSMVSECVRRVADAVVNTGARNKWVHFPKTAEEKAAVKEGSLRRGAIPGVIGCIDGSLIAIIAPKGKRKAAFMCRKGYYALNCMFVSDSGYPLEPWLLTPVPGHPPVQTADAQYNTAHAVMRSAVERCIGLLKSRFRCLQRYRTLLYEPERAANIVAACAVLHDLRLSEGDIESGDESDDESSSGSSSELDGNGDPIPHGLPRNMGSRMHYLRGRAVRETVIGMFGTTRAQHMRYLRSVRRQLRHQQQRQHR is encoded by the exons ATGCGGTTGTTGTGCGAGGAACTGGCCGGGGAATTAGAAGCGGAGCGAGCGACGGGACGGCCGGTGGAGCGGAAAGTGTTGTGTGCGCTGCGCTtctttgccaccgggagcttccAAGCGTCCCTGGGGAGCGAGGAGACAATCCGTGTGTCGCAGTCGATGGTCAGCGAGTGCGTGCGACGGGTGGCAGATGCTGTCGTGAACACAGgggcccgcaacaagtgggtccattTTCCAAAGACGGCCGAGGAAAAGGCAGCCGTGAAGGAGGGTTCCCTTCGGCGCGGCGCTATCCCCGGCGTCATCGGATGCATCGACGGCAGCCTCATAGCCATTATCGCACCTAAGGGGAAGCGCAAGGCTGCATTCATGTGCCGCAAGGGATACTACGCCCTCAACTGCATGTTTGTAA GTGACAGTGGCTACCCCTTGGAGCCGTGGCTCCTGACCCCAGTTCCTGGCCATCCTCCAGTGCAGACAGCCGACGCGCAGTACAACACAGCACATGCCGTCATGCGTTCCGCAGTGGAGAGGTGCATTGGGCTCTTAAAGAGCCGTTTCCGCTGTCTTCAGCGATATCGCACCCTCCTCTACGAGCCGGAACGTGCAGCCAACATTGTCGCGGCATGTGCGGTGTTGCACGATCTTCGCCTTTCTGAAGGCGACATAGAATCAGGCGACGAGAGCGATGACGAAAGCAGCAGCGGTAGTAGTAGTGAGCTCGACGGTAACGGCGACCCCATTCCGCACGGTCTGCCCCGTAACATGGGGTCTAGAATGCATTATTTGAGGGGGCGGGCTGTTCGTGAAACTGTGATAGGCATGTTTGGCACAACCCGTGCGCAGCACATGCGTTACCTGAGGAGTGTGCGGCGGCAGCTGCGACATCAACAGCAGCGTCAGCATCGCTAG